From Gemmatimonadaceae bacterium:
TGGCGGTTTCCGTGTCGTACACATAGAGCGCACGCATCAGCGACTTGAGGCGCTTGGGGTACGCGATGTAGCGCGAATCGGGGCTCCACACCGGGATGATCGAACGGTCGGCCATGAAGTACGGATCGGCATCCGCCACCTTGGCGGTGCCGGCAGCCACATCGACCAGCCACATGCGGAAGTGCGTGTCCTGGAAGGCGATGTACTTGCCATTCGGGGACCACGCGGGGTAGTACGGGCGGCTCGGGTCGGACCAGACAATCGTGCGCGCGACGCCGAGGCCGTCCTGCGGCGCAATCACCAGCTGGTACTCGCCGCTCTTGTCGCTGAAGTACGCCACCGACTTGCCGTCGGGGCTCCACAGCGGGGCGATCTCCGCCGACCCGCTGCTGTTGGTGAGGTTGCGAACATCCCCCTTCTCCGCCGGGATCGTGAAGATCTCCCCGCGCGCTTCCACCGCCGCGCGCTTCCCGGTGCTCGAGAGCGCAAGACTGCTGATGCGATTGCCCACGTCCTTCCACTGCGGCAGCATCCAGGGGAAGTCGCCCGCCGCGGTGATGGAGACGATCTTGTGCTGCCCCGTCTTCGCATCGAGTTCGTGCACGTACCCGCCCTGCTCGAAGACGACCGTGCTGCCGGCCGCATCGATCGACTTCACGTCGAAGTCAGTGAACTTCGTCACCTGCGCGAGCTTTCGCGCCTTGGTGTCGTAGCTCCAGACGTTCGACACGCCGTCCCGATCAGACAGGAAGTAGACGTTGTCGCCCACCCACACCGGATCCATTTCCTTTGAACCGGCGAACGGTGTGGTGTCGAGCGCGAAGCTCTTGAGGTCGAGAATCCAGATCGGCTTGTTCTGACCGCCGCGGTAGTTGCGGCGCTCTTCATCCCACGAGCTCGGCATGCGATAGGCCACGCGACCGCCGTCGGGCGAGATCTTCCCCTGATTGGCACGCGGCATCGGCATGGCGGTTTCCACGCCACCGTCCACCGGGACCATCCAGAAGCGCGGCGCCGCACTGGGCGCCCACGTCGCGCGCGGCGACGCAAACACGACGGACTTGCCATCGGGCGTCCACCCCTGCACCACGTCCGCCGACGGATGCCAGGTCAGTCGCTTGGGCTGCCCGCCTTCGACCGGCACCACGTAGACATCCGTGTTGCCACTGTACTCGGCGCTGAACGCGACCAGCTTACCGTCGGGCGAGAGCTTGGGGTTCTGCGTCTGCCCCTGGAAGGAGGTCAGCCGGCGGGCCGCCCCACCGGCACGGTCCACCACCCAGACATTGTTGGCGTAGGCAAAAGCGATGTGTCGGTCGCTGACGCTGGGCGTACGGAGGAGCCGGGTTCCCCCCTGCGCCGCGAGAGGAGAGAGCGCCGGGAGCAACGCGCAGCCGGCCGCGTACAGTGCCACACGCCGTGTGGCCGAGAATCGGGACATGACCATCACCGAAAGGAGGGAGACGGGCGCGCGCAGGCACGCCGTTCAAAGAGGCGCCGCTACGTTAGCGGGCGTGCGTCAGAAGGTCCACGGTACGCCGTCGCGGGCGCCGCGCACGGTGGTCTCGACCAGCGTTCTCGCCCAGCGCTCGGTGGACCCGTCGGCCCGCCGGCGGATCCCGTCGGCCCGCACCTGTACCAGGTAGGACTCCCCGGGTGTCAGATCGATGAGCCGGAGATCCCGTGCCGGAATCGCCCAATCGCGACCATCGTGGGAGCTGATCCATCGCGTCGCCGGTAGGGCCGTCGTGGCCATGAGCCGATCGCCCCGCGTCTGTCGAAGCGCCACCTGCAGCCACAAGGAGTCGGTCGGCAGGGGGCGGACGCCGTCGGCCACGCGCACCACCAGGAGCGGCGTGGTGTCGCCCCACACCGCGGGGAGCGTTGGCCAGCGGCTGGCGGTGAAGCGATCGGCACGCAGCATGGGCGCGGTCGCCACGCGAATCCAGGACCGGGGGGTGCCGGGGGCCAGCAGATCATCGAACCCACCGAAGCGACGGCGCACCGACATGGCGAGCTCGTCGGGCATCTCCTGGAAGTTCGTCATGACCACCCCCAGCGCATTGGTCGCCGACAGGGCGCCGTGGGTGCCGCCGAGCGGGCGCAGGCGGTTGGTCACCGACACGAAGCCGAGCCCGACGCGATAGCGATCGTCGAGCGACACGAGAATCGGTGCCGGATTGCGGGTCGCCTCCAGATGGCCGTGCACAATGCGCACAACGGCGGCGGGGTAGTTGTCGGCCGCCGTGTAGCGCAGCCAGGTGTCGGCGTCAGCGCCGCCTTCACCGAGGACGCCATCGCGCCGCATGCGCGCCACGGCGCTGTCGGCTCGCAGCGGGTCACCGGTGATGGGCTCGTACGCATAGCGCAGCGCGTCCGGCGCCCCGCTGGTACGAACGCGGGCCCGCCCCCGATCCGAGTCCACCTCGAACAGCGTACGACTGAGGCGGCGCGTCACGAGGTCCACTCCTTCGAGGCGGGCGATCACCCGCGACACGCGCTCCGTGGAATCCGGATCGCAGAAGACGCCGAAGCCGGTGGTGACACCATCCACGCTGAAGGCCACGTCGTTGGGCGCCTGCAGCGACTTGCTGGTCACGAAGCCGCGCGCCTTGAGCCCGTCCACGATGGGGAGAAACGTCGCGTCCCGCGCGCGATTGTGCCCGTGATCGGAGAGCAGCACGATCTCGAGCGGGCGCCCGGTGCGCTGCCGATACGCCTCCTGCAGCGTGGCGAGCGACTGATCGAGATACGCGAGATACTCGGCGATGTCGCCACGCGTATGCTGCAGGGCGTCCGGACCGACGTTGTAGATGTACACCGTGCGTCGGCCGCGGGTGCTGAGCACGGTCCGCATATCGGTATCGACCTCGCGGCGGGCGACCGGGGCCGAGATCAGATACGCACTGAGGTGATGGAATTTCGCATCGAAGGCGGCGTCCATCCGCTGCTCGTATTCGATCGGCCGGATCGCATCGAGCGGATCGCCGAGCACGGCGTTTTGCCGCAGGCTGTAGAAGACGCGCTGGTAGCCATCGGGCGGCTGCACGCCGAAAATGGCGTGCCAGGCGATATCGCTGATCGACGGAAAGGTCGAGATGAGCCGCCCCGGCGGGCGAAAGTCGCGGAATAGCCCGCGCTGTCGCGCCGTCTGGATATCCCGGTAGTCCACACCATCGAGCGCCAGCACCATGCGGCGCGGCAGGGTCTCGTCTCCGGCGCCCGTTGCGGCGGTGGGTGTGGCTGATCGACACGCCGCCAGCCCGCCCACCGGCAGCAGGCGACACAGGGCATGGAAAAGCTTGCTCGTACCGAGGGGCGCAGGCATCTATTCATCAATTACCCTCGTCGCGCACCCAGACAAGGTTCTGCCATGCTTCCCCGTCCCGTCATGGCTTCTCTCGTAAAGTGGCTGGCGCCGTGCTTCGGCCTCGCCCTCGCGTCCGCCCTGCCGGCGCAACCCGCCGGCAAGGGGCTGATTCGCGGCATTGTCCGAACCGACGGCGATGCCACGCTGGAAGGCGCCCAATTGCGCCTGCTGTTCGGGTCCGTGCCCGTGGCGCGCACGGAAACCGATGAAAGCGGGGCATACGCCTTTGCGAAGGTGGCCGGCGGCGCGGCGCGCATCGAGGCCAAGCGCATCGGCTTCAAGCCGGAGACGCTGCACGTCTCGGTGTCGGAATCGGAGCCCTTGCTGCTCGACATCCGGTTGACCCGGGCGGCGACGGAGCTGTCTGCCGTGCGCGTGCTCGGGCGCCGCGAGATCAATGGCCCCATGGCGGGCTTCTACAAGCGGCAGCAGACGGGCAGCGGGCGCTTCTTCAACTACAACGAGATCGCGCGGCGGAATCCGATCAACATGACGGATCTGCTGCGCAACGTGCCCGGCATTCGTATTGAAGGGCGCGGCCAGCAGAACTTCGTCCGCATTCGCGGCAATCGCTGCGCCCCGCTGGTGGTGCTCGACGGGCAAGCGCTGATGGCGGGCGAGGTCGATCTCGACGCCTGGGACCCCAAGTCGTTCGACGGTATCGAGGTCTACAGCGGCCCCGCGGCCGTCCCGGTCGAGTTTCAGCGCAATCAGCGCATGAGCAGCTCCTGCGGCACCATCGTGCTCTGGACGCGGATGCCCGAGCCGCGGGAACCCAGGCGCAAGAAGGGCGACCTCTCACCGGCGGCGCGCATTGCGGCCATGCTGGAGGAGGGGAAGACGTTCCTGCCCACCGAGGTGGATCGTGCGGCCAGCCCCGACTCGTTCAATCTGATCAAGCCGCTCTATCCGGACTCGCTCTTTTCGGAGGCGGTGGGCGGGCGGGTCGTGGCCGAGATCGTGATCAACACGTCGGGGGAGCCGATCATGGAGACCTTCAGCGCCGTCACGACCACGCACCGGAGCTTTGTCGAGCCGGTGCGGCGCGCGCTGCGCGAACAACGCTTCACCCCGGCGGTGCGCCGCGGTAGCGTTGTGCAGCAGGTGCTGCAGCTCCCCTTCGAATTCGTCCCCGACTCCACGGCCCGTCGCCGTCGCTGACTGTGCGCGCTCTCCTCGTTCTCTCCGCCACGTCCCTGTTCGCCGCTACCCGCCTCTCGGCGCAGGCGCTGCAAAGCATCGGCAGTACCTCGGCCGGAACGCCGGTCATGCTCGAGCCCAAGTCGGTAAGCCGTGCCAACGGCATCGTGACGGCGACGGTGCGGGTGCGCCTGGTGCCGCCGCTCAAGGCCGCCGAAGGGGAATTGCGGAGCTCACGCACGATCGCGATGTACGACTGCGCCAAGCACACGGTCGCCACCAAGGAATCGTGGTATTACCTCGATGACGCCGGCACCAAAGAGGGGATGCACAAGGTCGTGAAGGTCCCCGGCTATGGCCCGGTCTTCAAGGGCAGCTTGGCCGACGTGGCGATGACCTATCTCTGCGCGCCGGCCGCGCCCCCCGCCAAGAAGTAGCGGGCCCGCCCGTCAGGGCTCTCCGCACGGCGAACCCGTTCGACGCGCTGTACACTTGGGGATACTCCCGCTCCATATCCCCAAGCCCCTCTGGCCCATGCCAGCCATTCTGCCCCGGTGGCCGCTGTTCGTCGCGGCCGCTGCCCTCGCCCTGCCGGCCGCCACGGCGGCCGCTCAGGGCGCCGCCGATTTCAGCGCCATGCACTGGCGCGCCATCGGTCCGACCCGCGCCGGCCGCGCCCGCGCCCTCGCCGGCGTGCCCACGCAACCCAGCGTCTTCTACGCCGGCTTCGATAATGGCGGCGTCTGGAAGACCACCGACTACGGGTCGAACTGGTTCCCGCTGTTCGACAGCCAGCCCACCGGGTCCATTGGCGCCATCGCCGTGGCGCCGTCGAACCCGAACATCGTCTACGTCGGGAGCGGCGCCGGGATCATTCGCCCCGACCTCGCCGTCGGCGACGGCATGTACAAGAGCACCGACGCCGGCAAGACATGGACGCATCTGGGGCTCCGTGAAACGCAGATGATCGCGAATGTCGACGTCGATCCGAAGAACCCGGATCGGGTCTTCGTCGCCGCGCTGGGCCATCCGTACGGCCCCAACAGCGAACGCGGCATCTTCCGCTCGCTCGATGGCGGCAAGACGTTCGAGAAGGTGCTCTACAAGGACGAGTACACGAGCGCGAACGATGTGCGCATCGATCCGCAGAACCCGAACATCGTGTACGCGTCGCTCTGGCAGCAGCAGCAGAGCTTCATCGAAGGTCAGGGCTTCGGCAGCGGCGGTAACGGCATCTTCAAGAGCACTGACGGCGGCACCACGTGGAAGCAGCTCACGGTGGGGCTCCCCAGTGTGCTGCAGGCCAACATCGCCCTCGCCCCGGGCAAGTCGAACGTACTCTATGCCATGGTCGCGTCGGCGCCGCCGGCCAATGCCCCGGCGGGCGCCTCCGGCCCGGTGCAGTTCTACCGCAGCGATGACGCCGGTGAGCACTGGTATCTCGCGGTGAATGGGCCCAACGCGCCGGCCGGCGCGCCGCCCAAGATCGTGGACAACCGCCCGGTGGGGCGCATCGGCGGCGGCGACCTGCCCACCATCACGGTGGATCCGTCCAACGAGAACGTGGTGTACAGCGCCAGCACCGTCATGTGGCGCACCGAAGACGCCGGTCAGACATGGAGCGCCGTGCGCGGGGCACCGGGCGGCGACGACTATCAGAAGATCTGGGTGAATCCGAACAACCCCGATCTCATTCTCGTCG
This genomic window contains:
- a CDS encoding alkaline phosphatase family protein; translated protein: MPAPLGTSKLFHALCRLLPVGGLAACRSATPTAATGAGDETLPRRMVLALDGVDYRDIQTARQRGLFRDFRPPGRLISTFPSISDIAWHAIFGVQPPDGYQRVFYSLRQNAVLGDPLDAIRPIEYEQRMDAAFDAKFHHLSAYLISAPVARREVDTDMRTVLSTRGRRTVYIYNVGPDALQHTRGDIAEYLAYLDQSLATLQEAYRQRTGRPLEIVLLSDHGHNRARDATFLPIVDGLKARGFVTSKSLQAPNDVAFSVDGVTTGFGVFCDPDSTERVSRVIARLEGVDLVTRRLSRTLFEVDSDRGRARVRTSGAPDALRYAYEPITGDPLRADSAVARMRRDGVLGEGGADADTWLRYTAADNYPAAVVRIVHGHLEATRNPAPILVSLDDRYRVGLGFVSVTNRLRPLGGTHGALSATNALGVVMTNFQEMPDELAMSVRRRFGGFDDLLAPGTPRSWIRVATAPMLRADRFTASRWPTLPAVWGDTTPLLVVRVADGVRPLPTDSLWLQVALRQTRGDRLMATTALPATRWISSHDGRDWAIPARDLRLIDLTPGESYLVQVRADGIRRRADGSTERWARTLVETTVRGARDGVPWTF
- a CDS encoding DPP IV N-terminal domain-containing protein, yielding MSRFSATRRVALYAAGCALLPALSPLAAQGGTRLLRTPSVSDRHIAFAYANNVWVVDRAGGAARRLTSFQGQTQNPKLSPDGKLVAFSAEYSGNTDVYVVPVEGGQPKRLTWHPSADVVQGWTPDGKSVVFASPRATWAPSAAPRFWMVPVDGGVETAMPMPRANQGKISPDGGRVAYRMPSSWDEERRNYRGGQNKPIWILDLKSFALDTTPFAGSKEMDPVWVGDNVYFLSDRDGVSNVWSYDTKARKLAQVTKFTDFDVKSIDAAGSTVVFEQGGYVHELDAKTGQHKIVSITAAGDFPWMLPQWKDVGNRISSLALSSTGKRAAVEARGEIFTIPAEKGDVRNLTNSSGSAEIAPLWSPDGKSVAYFSDKSGEYQLVIAPQDGLGVARTIVWSDPSRPYYPAWSPNGKYIAFQDTHFRMWLVDVAAGTAKVADADPYFMADRSIIPVWSPDSRYIAYPKRLKSLMRALYVYDTETAKVQQLTDGLADAEMPAWDASGKYLWFMASTNVGLHSSLLDMSAYDKPETRSLYLMVLAKGEPSPLLPESDDETARVARDSAAAPAAPRDSARAA
- a CDS encoding TonB-dependent receptor plug domain-containing protein encodes the protein MASLVKWLAPCFGLALASALPAQPAGKGLIRGIVRTDGDATLEGAQLRLLFGSVPVARTETDESGAYAFAKVAGGAARIEAKRIGFKPETLHVSVSESEPLLLDIRLTRAATELSAVRVLGRREINGPMAGFYKRQQTGSGRFFNYNEIARRNPINMTDLLRNVPGIRIEGRGQQNFVRIRGNRCAPLVVLDGQALMAGEVDLDAWDPKSFDGIEVYSGPAAVPVEFQRNQRMSSSCGTIVLWTRMPEPREPRRKKGDLSPAARIAAMLEEGKTFLPTEVDRAASPDSFNLIKPLYPDSLFSEAVGGRVVAEIVINTSGEPIMETFSAVTTTHRSFVEPVRRALREQRFTPAVRRGSVVQQVLQLPFEFVPDSTARRRR